One Ferribacterium limneticum genomic window, CGGCATGTACTTGCACTTGGGATACAATTTGTCCTGGTTAAATATTCAAGAAGTTTACGCTTGATGCTATGAACATACTTTCGTCCTCACGCTTCGGTGGTGTTGCCTCGAATCGCCCATTTCTGGGCATGGAACGGGTCGGCGGCGCATTGTTTCGGCTTTTTGAATCGCTGGTTGATCCCGTTTCTGTCCTTGCTACCCTGTTTGGATTGATGCTGTGGTTTCGCGATGACCAGTACGCCCATTATGCGGTGCTCGGGGTGCTTGTGTTTTCGCTGACCTTCCCGGGCAAGAGCCTGATTCAGGAGACGGTGCGAGGCAGCATCCGCGAAGTCCTTATCAGCTGGATGGGGGTCGCCGCACTGTTGATCTTTTTTGGCCTGGCAACCGGGCTTTATAAGCATTTTCCGGAAGAGGTTCTGTTTAATTGGCTATGGATGGCGCCTGCCGCCCAGTTGGCTGGCCATTTCCTGTTCCGGGTCACGATGCCCGCCGTGCTTGCCGCGAACGGTTTTCCGAAACGGGCCATTGTGGTTGGTTGCAACGAATTGGGTCGCCATCTGGCAACCGAGATTGATGGCCACCCGATGCAGGGCATCAAGCTAACCGGCTATTTCGATGATCGCGACATCGAGCGCCTGGACATGGGGCATGGCCGCCTGATTGGCCGGTTTTCAGACGTTGCCGACTACGTCAAGGCCAACAAGATCGATCTGATCTACCTCGCCTTGCCGATGGCAACGCAGCCACGGATTCTTTCGCTGCTCGAATCGCTCAACGACACGACGGCTTCGGTTTATTTTGTGCCGGACATCTTCGTCACCGACCTGATCCAGGCGCGCATGGATGCGGTTGGCCGCATGCCGGTGGTTGCCGTGTGCGACACCCCATTTTCCGGTTTGAACGGTATCGTCAAGCGTTTGAGTGACATTGTTCTTTCGCTGTTGATCCTGATCCTGATTTCGCCTGTTCTGCTCGTGGTGGCCAGCCTGGTCAAGCTGAGTTCCCCTGGTCCCATCATCTTCAAACAGCGGCGCTATGGGTTGGATGGCGAGGAGATCATGGTCTACAAATTCCGCTCGATGAGCGTGTGCGAAGATGGCCCTAACGTTGCCCAGGCGCGCAAGGGCGATGCCCGGGTGACGCGCATCGGCGGCATTCTTCGCCGTACTTCGCTCGATGAATTGCCGCAGTTCGTGAACGTTCTGCAGGGGCGCATGAGCATCGTCGGCCCGCGGCCGCATGCTGTTGCTCACAACGAGATGTATCGCAAGCTGATCAAGGGCTACATGGTGCGCCACAAGGTCAAGCCGGGCATCACCGGCTGGGCACAGGTCAATGGCTATCGCGGCGAAACGGAAACGCTGGACAAGATGCAGGCGCGTATCGACTACGACCTCGAGTACCTGCGCAACTGGTCGCTGAATCTTGATCTTTACATCATTCTTCGTACCGTCCTGCTCGTATTCAAGGACGCGAGCGCCTACTGAGGCCCGGCCGATGACATTTTCGGCTTCCGGGCGAAGGTGTATGCCGGGTTTGGTGATGCTGGGCCTGCTTGTCCCGGCAATTGGCCTTGCTGCAGAGACGGTTGCGCGTCGCGATAACGCGCGCGTACAGCTTCGGCTGGACAAGCGCCCGGTGGCACCAAGCCCGTTTCGCCTGGAGATTCAGCGTTCGGATTATCGACTGAATACGGGGGCGCTGACCGAAACGCTGGCACCTCAGAAAAAAGGCTCGGCGCTCTCGGCAATGATCGAGCGCCATGCCAATGCCAAGGGACTCGATCCGGCGCTGGTTCATGCCGTCATTCGGGCCGAATCGGCCTATCGGCCCGATGCGCTGTCGCCGAAGGGGGCGATCGGCCTGATGCAGGTCATGCCGGCGACCGGCCGGCGCTTCGGGGTCAGCGATCTCGATGTGCCGGAACGCAATCTGCTGGCTGGCACGACCTATCTTCGGCATCTGCTCGATCGTTTCGACAACGTGCCGTTGGCGCTGGCTGCCTACAACGCGGGTGAAGGGGCGGTGAGCCGCTTTGGCAACAAGATTCCGCCGTATCCGGAGACGCAGGGCTATGTTCAGGGGATTCTTCGCTCTTACCGGAAGGAACTGAGTTTGGATATCCCCATGCCGACCCTTTATACGGATGGTGTGCGCCTTGCAACTGACGATCTGGCGCCGTATCGCCTTGTCAATACCGGCCGGTATTGAGGCTTTGTTCGGCGTCTGACGGCGGTTTGGGACGGTATTTTTGTCCGGTCGGCGGAATGGTGGTGAGGTCTTTTATAATTGCGCCCTTCCGTATCCCATGAATGGCAATCAGACACCGGATTTTGACCTCTTGCGCAGCGGCGGTACGGCGTTGCTGAGGGGCTTGCCTGGTC contains:
- a CDS encoding undecaprenyl-phosphate glucose phosphotransferase — its product is MNILSSSRFGGVASNRPFLGMERVGGALFRLFESLVDPVSVLATLFGLMLWFRDDQYAHYAVLGVLVFSLTFPGKSLIQETVRGSIREVLISWMGVAALLIFFGLATGLYKHFPEEVLFNWLWMAPAAQLAGHFLFRVTMPAVLAANGFPKRAIVVGCNELGRHLATEIDGHPMQGIKLTGYFDDRDIERLDMGHGRLIGRFSDVADYVKANKIDLIYLALPMATQPRILSLLESLNDTTASVYFVPDIFVTDLIQARMDAVGRMPVVAVCDTPFSGLNGIVKRLSDIVLSLLILILISPVLLVVASLVKLSSPGPIIFKQRRYGLDGEEIMVYKFRSMSVCEDGPNVAQARKGDARVTRIGGILRRTSLDELPQFVNVLQGRMSIVGPRPHAVAHNEMYRKLIKGYMVRHKVKPGITGWAQVNGYRGETETLDKMQARIDYDLEYLRNWSLNLDLYIILRTVLLVFKDASAY
- a CDS encoding lytic transglycosylase domain-containing protein, translating into MLGLLVPAIGLAAETVARRDNARVQLRLDKRPVAPSPFRLEIQRSDYRLNTGALTETLAPQKKGSALSAMIERHANAKGLDPALVHAVIRAESAYRPDALSPKGAIGLMQVMPATGRRFGVSDLDVPERNLLAGTTYLRHLLDRFDNVPLALAAYNAGEGAVSRFGNKIPPYPETQGYVQGILRSYRKELSLDIPMPTLYTDGVRLATDDLAPYRLVNTGRY